Proteins found in one Mesorhizobium sp. CAU 1732 genomic segment:
- a CDS encoding cyclopropane-fatty-acyl-phospholipid synthase family protein, translating into MTGIGKTEHDKSVSNGADVIHLNRENFSEATRALPARARMMLSVAMEIPRGSLTVRTPEGLALKVGGTGPGPDAEIILKNWNLPGRAFSGATIGVAESYMDGDWESPDVTSFLELFVVNEDAGETVAGGANWLLTTIQRLRHWLNENTRSGSKKNISAHYDLGNAFYKQWLDPTMTYSSALYSTGANDLESAQTAKYRALAQDTNIGQGDHVLEIGCGWGGFAEFAAREIGCKVTGLTISREQHDFARARIQKAGLSDLVDIKFQDYRDETGKYDRVASIEMFEAVGERYWPVFFGKVKDCLKAGGTAGLQIITIKEDAYPRYRARPDFIQRYVFPGGMLPTPSILKRLGADQGLTFARERIFPQDYARTLAEWRTRFWGSWEKIVPLGFDDRFRRLWEFYLHYCEAGFRAEYIDVRQVVYKA; encoded by the coding sequence ATGACAGGTATTGGGAAGACGGAACACGACAAGTCGGTCTCCAACGGCGCCGACGTGATACATCTGAACCGCGAGAATTTTTCAGAGGCGACGAGGGCATTGCCGGCGCGGGCGCGCATGATGCTGTCCGTCGCCATGGAAATCCCGCGCGGATCGCTGACGGTCAGAACGCCGGAGGGCCTCGCCCTCAAGGTCGGCGGCACGGGTCCCGGCCCCGACGCGGAGATCATCCTGAAGAACTGGAACCTGCCCGGTCGCGCGTTTTCCGGCGCGACGATCGGCGTTGCGGAATCCTACATGGACGGCGATTGGGAAAGCCCCGACGTCACCTCGTTCCTGGAACTGTTCGTCGTCAACGAAGACGCCGGCGAGACGGTCGCAGGCGGTGCGAACTGGCTGCTCACCACGATCCAGCGCCTCCGACACTGGCTGAACGAGAACACGCGCTCCGGCTCGAAGAAGAACATTTCCGCCCATTACGATCTGGGCAACGCTTTCTACAAGCAGTGGCTCGACCCGACGATGACCTATTCGTCGGCGCTCTACTCGACCGGCGCGAACGATCTGGAGAGCGCGCAGACCGCGAAATACCGTGCGCTGGCGCAGGATACCAATATAGGTCAGGGCGACCATGTGCTCGAGATCGGATGCGGATGGGGCGGATTCGCCGAATTCGCCGCGCGCGAGATCGGCTGCAAGGTGACCGGCCTGACGATCAGCCGCGAGCAGCACGACTTCGCCAGGGCACGCATCCAGAAGGCCGGCCTGTCGGACCTCGTCGACATCAAGTTCCAGGACTATCGCGACGAAACCGGCAAATACGACCGCGTCGCATCGATCGAGATGTTCGAGGCGGTGGGCGAGCGCTACTGGCCGGTGTTCTTCGGCAAGGTGAAGGATTGCCTCAAGGCGGGTGGGACGGCCGGTTTGCAGATCATCACCATCAAGGAAGACGCCTATCCGCGCTATCGCGCGCGGCCCGACTTCATCCAGCGCTATGTGTTTCCGGGCGGCATGCTGCCGACGCCGTCGATCCTCAAGCGCCTCGGCGCCGATCAGGGCCTGACCTTCGCGCGCGAACGAATCTTCCCGCAGGATTATGCGCGCACGCTCGCCGAATGGCGGACCCGCTTCTGGGGCTCGTGGGAAAAGATCGTCCCACTTGGTTTCGACGACCGGTTCAGGCGGCTGTGGGAGTTCTACCTGCACTATTGCGAGGCAGGCTTCCGCGCCGAATATATCGACGTGCGGCAGGTAGTCTATAAGGCCTGA
- a CDS encoding DUF1365 family protein: MTLRTCACSPPPDCGRPVRTRGSHPAARLPPHPRSRVQSDSAPCLRIHETERGESLLPAPFIGHASHLDDRSLAVCLLKFPLMTWKIVAGIHREPRRLWVKGARVHRSPPAPKTARYRDEAGAFVPGE; the protein is encoded by the coding sequence CTGACGCTTCGCACGTGCGCGTGTTCACCGCCCCCTGATTGCGGCAGGCCGGTCCGAACGCGCGGATCGCATCCTGCTGCTCGCCTCCCCCCGCATCCTCGGTCACGTGTTCAGTCCGATTCTGCTCCCTGCCTGCGCATCCACGAGACGGAACGAGGCGAATCGCTGCTGCCGGCGCCCTTCATCGGCCACGCCTCGCATCTGGACGATCGGTCGTTAGCCGTCTGCCTCTTGAAGTTCCCCCTGATGACGTGGAAGATTGTCGCAGGCATTCACCGCGAGCCGAGGAGGCTCTGGGTGAAGGGAGCGCGCGTCCATCGCAGCCCGCCGGCGCCGAAGACCGCGCGCTACCGCGATGAAGCAGGCGCGTTCGTGCCAGGCGAATGA
- a CDS encoding PGPGW domain-containing protein gives MNETDDFREQPTRSITILGRTFVMPRSRLWRIVIGVLLLIGGILGFLPILGFWMIPLGLVVLSYEFAMVRRWRRRSEVWWGNKRGRRRNRGE, from the coding sequence ATGAACGAAACGGACGATTTTCGCGAGCAGCCGACGCGCAGCATCACGATTCTGGGCCGAACATTCGTGATGCCGCGCTCGCGCCTGTGGCGGATCGTCATCGGCGTCCTGCTGCTGATCGGCGGAATTTTGGGATTCCTGCCGATCCTGGGGTTTTGGATGATTCCCCTCGGCCTGGTCGTGCTGTCCTATGAATTCGCCATGGTCCGGCGCTGGCGCCGGCGCTCGGAAGTCTGGTGGGGCAACAAGCGCGGCCGGCGGCGCAACCGAGGCGAGTGA
- a CDS encoding protein-L-isoaspartate O-methyltransferase — translation MTADFHELRVKMVDGQVRTTDVTDAAIIDAMLSVPREEFVPAGRRLLAYIDEDVEIAAAGDGRPARYLMEPSPFAKLIQLAKIRPGDFVLDVGCGAGYSSAVLSRMASFVVALESDAALAAQANTALSGHGYENVAVVEGPLAEGHAAEAPYDVIVLEGAVDAVSQALLDQLKDGGRLVAIVGEGNPGRATLYVKEEGLVSSRHAFDASVKPLAEFRRAAAFHF, via the coding sequence ATGACGGCTGATTTCCACGAACTACGCGTCAAGATGGTCGATGGCCAGGTTCGCACGACGGACGTGACCGACGCCGCAATCATCGATGCGATGCTGAGCGTGCCGCGCGAAGAGTTCGTTCCGGCTGGCCGTCGTCTTCTTGCCTATATCGACGAGGACGTCGAGATCGCGGCAGCCGGGGATGGCCGCCCCGCGCGATACCTGATGGAGCCGTCGCCCTTTGCCAAGCTGATTCAGCTCGCCAAGATTCGTCCCGGCGACTTCGTGCTGGATGTCGGCTGCGGCGCCGGATATTCGAGCGCCGTGCTGTCGCGCATGGCAAGTTTCGTCGTGGCGCTGGAAAGCGACGCAGCCCTCGCCGCACAGGCCAATACGGCGCTGTCGGGCCATGGCTATGAGAACGTCGCGGTCGTCGAAGGGCCGCTGGCCGAGGGGCATGCAGCCGAAGCGCCCTACGACGTCATCGTGCTGGAAGGCGCCGTTGACGCCGTGTCGCAGGCGCTGCTCGACCAGCTCAAGGATGGCGGGCGTCTTGTCGCCATCGTGGGTGAAGGAAATCCTGGCCGGGCGACGCTGTACGTGAAGGAAGAGGGGCTCGTGTCGAGCCGCCATGCCTTCGATGCCTCTGTAAAGCCGCTCGCAGAGTTCCGTCGCGCCGCCGCATTCCATTTCTGA